One genomic region from Bubalus bubalis isolate 160015118507 breed Murrah chromosome 12, NDDB_SH_1, whole genome shotgun sequence encodes:
- the MRPL33 gene encoding 39S ribosomal protein L33, mitochondrial isoform X3 has protein sequence MFLSAVTFAKSKSKTILVKMVSQAGTGFSFNTKRSRLWEKLTLLHYDPVVKKKVLFVEQKKIRSL, from the exons ATGTTCCTGTCGGCGGTTACGT TTGCCAAGAGCAAGTCAAA GACAATTCTGGTGAAAATGGTGAGCCAAGCTGGAACAGGTTTTTCCTTCAACACTAAGAGAAGCCGACTATGGGAGAAACTGACTCTACTGCATTATGATCCAGTAG tgaaaaaaaaagtcctctttgtggaacagaaaaaaatacgCTCCCTCTAA
- the MRPL33 gene encoding 39S ribosomal protein L33, mitochondrial isoform X2, with amino-acid sequence MFLSAVTCKWGWRRRQGLQRGREVVTVAKSKSKTILVKMVSQAGTGFSFNTKRSRLWEKLTLLHYDPVVKKKVLFVEQKKIRSL; translated from the exons ATGTTCCTGTCGGCGGTTACGTGTAAGTGGGGCTGGAGGCGGCGGCAGGGCCTGCAGCGCGGGCGGGAGGTGGTGACAG TTGCCAAGAGCAAGTCAAA GACAATTCTGGTGAAAATGGTGAGCCAAGCTGGAACAGGTTTTTCCTTCAACACTAAGAGAAGCCGACTATGGGAGAAACTGACTCTACTGCATTATGATCCAGTAG tgaaaaaaaaagtcctctttgtggaacagaaaaaaatacgCTCCCTCTAA
- the MRPL33 gene encoding 39S ribosomal protein L33, mitochondrial isoform X1 has protein sequence MFGALLGEVQCVGGKGVVCWPSIHLSGRQLSFLLFVFSSSAFFAKYSATFWNAVAKSKSKTILVKMVSQAGTGFSFNTKRSRLWEKLTLLHYDP, from the exons ATGTTTGGAGCTCTTCTTGGGGAGGTGCAGTGTGTGGGTGGGAAGGGTGTTGTCTGCTGGCCTTCCATCCATCTCTCAGGAAGGCAATTAAGCTTCCTGCTCTTTGTCTTCAGTTCCAGCGCCTTTTTTGCTAAGTATTCTGCAACCTTCTGGAATGCAG TTGCCAAGAGCAAGTCAAA GACAATTCTGGTGAAAATGGTGAGCCAAGCTGGAACAGGTTTTTCCTTCAACACTAAGAGAAGCCGACTATGGGAGAAACTGACTCTACTGCATTATGATCCA tga